One genomic region from Pseudoduganella dura encodes:
- a CDS encoding DUF6702 family protein has product MLRRFRKAALVAALFPVAAAAHNYHMGLADIGYNAATGNTEIVHTYTAHDVEALLTNLYGRQFDLGMEEDQEALRRYLDKRFVLTVDGRHLPLQWVGMKASADTITVFQQIDRTALPAGAVLKNGVLTDFLPAQINTVNVGGSAGRATVTLTFTAAQGEQRLP; this is encoded by the coding sequence ATGCTGCGCCGGTTCAGGAAGGCCGCCCTCGTGGCGGCGCTGTTCCCGGTTGCCGCCGCGGCCCACAACTACCACATGGGCCTGGCGGACATCGGCTACAACGCCGCCACCGGCAATACCGAGATCGTGCACACGTACACTGCGCACGATGTGGAGGCGTTGCTGACGAACCTGTACGGGCGCCAGTTCGACCTCGGCATGGAGGAAGACCAGGAAGCGTTGCGGCGCTACCTGGACAAGCGGTTCGTGCTGACGGTCGACGGGCGGCACCTGCCGCTGCAATGGGTGGGCATGAAGGCCAGCGCCGACACGATCACCGTATTCCAGCAGATCGACAGGACCGCGCTGCCGGCCGGCGCCGTGCTGAAGAACGGCGTGCTGACCGACTTCCTGCCGGCGCAGATCAATACCGTCAACGTGGGCGGCAGCGCGGGGCGGGCCACCGTCACGCTGACGTTTACGGCGGCGCAGGGCGAGCAGCGGCTGCCCTGA